In a genomic window of Pieris brassicae chromosome 7, ilPieBrab1.1, whole genome shotgun sequence:
- the LOC123712454 gene encoding fibril-forming collagen alpha chain-like isoform X1, whose amino-acid sequence MWQAVIACLALLLAPVVSKELSDGRDDFDVPQAQEADLINYDDYNPFGEDENAVIAERDFRGSTTNQRGYGRPQQQVDRVPPVKCLDLGRSWSDGDTWKRDNCTLCQCFSGRVNCSVLPACLSAPSTSRPPVFTSPQPAVTVRGVQGVPGDEGPPGPPGSPGVGGIPGAPGIPGAVGPMPDVNAYLAQLAATAVGDKGPAFDPYHYMQASVGAPGIRGIPGPQGPPGPQGFQGPRGEPGESGSPGPLGPPGERGPIGVPGKDGLPGEDGEPGPPGAAGQTGSRGSPGVPGIQGLKGHRGFDGKDGAKGDQGLPGEKGPTGLSGQMGPAGPVGPVGPRGERGREGPSGTPGLRGVDGAPGTPGLIGNVGKPGSPGFPGSPGLKGEIGVQGPKGSQGIQGPRGEPGRPGQSGEAGPPGLSGRDGIPGEKGIQGQAGSAGPQGFPGSRGTPGVAGDPGIPGSKGMPGQPGERGLKGEIGIRGESGTPGPRGLPGVVGPEGKRGKRGLRGPAGNTGPQGERGLQGMRGLPGADGPMGLKGQPGERGNVGLPGLKGSSGDPGRAGPQGLPGQRGMMGRPGITGKLGASGERGIPGADGRPGEQGPQGLQGAPGLMGSPGERGLQGEPGKDGEVGQPGPQGPKGDFGRDGSPGVQGPPGLIGPSGERGSAGPTGPTGFPGMPGTAGLPGTPGKEGEPGVAGPPGPTGQVGPRGERGFSGDRGQPGAPGIPGEKGESGAQGTDGLPGLEGPRGTKGHQGPMGPMGLPGPRGLTGFSGEKGERGSLGPQGNEGPPGRQGEQGPQGPVGPSGPPGEPAERGEPGTPGVNGEAGAPGSTGERGQPGMQGVPGLHGPPGLTGMPGLKGDRGYAGAKGQQGSPGSPGKQGEAGQRGPSGPIGAKGARGEVGLKGEIGRVGLPGRPGDLGPPGPQGSTGPSGIPGIPGAKGAVGDSGRPGPPGSNGLTGPQGPEGVKGERGSEGEPGMQGPVGPPGVSGERGPTGLPGLTGPPGPQGLRGVQGESGSPGKSGNDGAPGPIGSPGPQGSPGPMGEPGPEGRPGKMGQPGIPGRIGDKGPMGQSGQPGSSGAPGLQGPPGPGGPPGPSGERGPRGESGPSGVEGPQGPAGKQGIPGLDGAKGERGEAGADGAKGHAGIPGLPGIVGAPGRSGDRGLPGPMGPPGKDGDVGSRGPPGRDGSPGLQGGLGPSGARGPQGEPGKHGSPGPAGPPGPPGPPGEGLAYDAAAIAAMLQQGSMKGPDPMGDDPNIPPRFFKDDMPLAERKEIVMKAYERLKVSLNKFLKPDGSKEAPAKTCGDIKYHHPEFTSGQYWIDPNGGDANDAILVHCDLTTGASCVFPKPMQSKDITHQGKNEAWLSEMEDGFTISYKADNSQLTYLQLLSLHAVQNVTLHCRNTIGYYDPASKNYRHGVKLLAYNDAEILPKANNRLRYKALLDECQHKHQDWAKTIVQYETDKPNRLPLLDIAVRDVGRKNQMFRIELGLACFT is encoded by the exons ATGTGGCAAGCAGTAATAGCTTGCCTGGCTCTTTTGCTGGCTCCAGTAGTCAGTAAGGAGTTGTCTGATGGAAGGGATGATTTCGATGTACCTCAAGCTCAGGAGGCAGACCTAATTAACTATGACGATTATAACCCTTTTGGGGAAGATGAGAACG CGGTGATAGCGGAGCGAGATTTTCGGGGTTCTACGACGA ATCAACGTGGGTATGGAAGACCGCAGCAGCAGGTTGATCGAG tacCACCAGTGAAATGCCTTGACCTGGGAAGATCGTGGTCTGATGGAGACACTTGGAAAAGAGACAACTGTACTCTTTGTCAGTGTTTTAGTGGGAGGGTTAACTGTTCAGTGTTGCCTGCTTGTCTGTCTG CGCCGAGCACTAGTCGCCCGCCAGTGTTTACTTCACCGCAACCAGCCGTTACAGTCCGTGGGGTACAAGGCGTTCCAGGCGATGAGGGCCCTCCTGGCCCTCCTGGGTCACCTGGGGTCGGTGGTATACCCGGAGCGCCTGGAATTCCAGGAGCCGTAGGACCTATGCCAGAT gTTAACGCCTACCTTGCCCAGCTAGCAGCGACGGCAGTAGGAGACAAAGGTCCAGCCTTCGACCCTTACCATTACATGCAAGCGTCTGTTGGTGCACCAGGAATTAGAGGAATACCAG GTCCTCAAGGTCCGCCCGGACCGCAGGGCTTTCAAGGTCCCCGTGGAGAACCAGGTGAATCCGGATCACCCGGACCACTAGGGCCACCTGGGGAAAGGGGACCGATCGGCGTTCCGGGAAAGGAT GGCTTGCCTGGAGAAGATGGTGAGCCAGGGCCTCCAGGGGCTGCTGGTCAAACTGGATCCAGAGGATCTCCTGGTGTTCCCGGTATTCAAGGATTGAAGGGGCATAGGGGATTTGACGGGAAGGATGGCGCCAAAGGGGACCAAGGGTTACCCGGTGAAAAGGGTCCAACGGGGTTATCAGGACAGATGGGACCAGCTGGGCCAGTG GGGCCAGTTGGTCCACGAGGAGAGCGTGGTCGTGAAGGACCTTCTGGAACGCCTGGACTAAGGGGAGTTGATGGCGCCCCAGGAACACCTGGTTTAATA GGAAACGTTGGCAAGCCTGGTTCTCCAGGATTCCCGGGTTCGCCTGGCTTAAAGGGAGAAATAGGCGTGCAAGGGCCCAAAGGCAGTCAAGGTATTCAAGGTCCTAGAGGTGAACCCGGTAGACCGGGTCAATCAGGTGAGGCTGGACCACCAGGGCTTTCTGGTAGAGATGGTATTCCTGGTGAGAAAGGAATTCAGGGACAAGCTGGATCTGCTGGTCCTCAAGGATTTCCGGGATCAAGAGGCACCCCTGGTGTAGCTGGTGACCCTGGTATTCCAGGCTCAAAAGGAATGCCA ggaCAACCTGGTGAAAGAGGTCTCAAAGGAGAAATAGGCATAAGAGGTGAATCTGGAACTCCTGGTCCCCGAGGTCTACCTGGTGTGGTTGGGCCTGAAGGAAAACGAGGAAAAAGAGGGTTAAGGGGACCAGCAGGTAATACTGGGCCTCAAGGAGAAAGAGGGCTACAGGGTATGCGAGGATTACCTGGAGCAGATGGCCCGATGGGTTTAAAAGGACAACCAGGGGAGCGTGGAAATGTCGGATTACCTGGGCTTAAAGGTAGTTCCGGTGACCCGGGACGAGCAGGCCCACAAGGACTTCCAGGGCAGAGAGGAATGATGGGAAGACCTGGAATAACTGGAAAATTAGGAGCATCAGGGGAAAGAGGTATACCCGGCGCTGATGGACGACCTGGTGAACAAGGGCCCCAAGGTTTACAAGGAGCTCCTGGCTTAATGGGAAGCCCAGGAGAAAGAGGATTGCag GGTGAACCTGGCAAAGACGGCGAAGTTGGCCAGCCGGGACCACAAGGTCCAAAGGGAGATTTCGGACGAGATGGAAGCCCAGGTGTTCAAGGTCCTCCAGGTCTAATAGGCCCATCTGGTGAACGAGGGTCAGCGGGACCAACAGGCCCTACAGGTTTTCCT GGCATGCCGGGGACAGCTGGGTTACCAGGTACTCCTGGTAAAGAAGGAGAACCTGGAGTTGCCGGACCTCCTGGTCCTACGGGTCAAGTTGGTCCTCGTGGGGAAAGAGGCTTTTCGGGTGATCGAGGCCAGCCAGGAGCACCAGGAATACCAGGGGAGAAAGGAGAAAGTGGTGCACAGGGTACAGATGGGCTACCT ggGCTTGAAGGACCTCGAGGTACCAAAGGTCATCAGGGTCCAATGGGTCCTATGGGGCTTCCCGGACCCAGAGGGTTGACTGGGTTTTCAGGAGAAAAAGGAGAACGAGGATCTCTTGGCCCACAAGGCAACGAGGGACCTCCTG GGCGTCAAGGAGAGCAAGGGCCCCAAGGTCCTGTAGGTCCTTCTGGACCACCCGGTGAACCAGCTGAACGAGGAGAACCTGGAACTCCTGGTGTTAACGGTGAAGCGGGGGCCCCAGGATCAACGGGAGAACGAGGTCAGCCAGGAATGCAGGGTGTCCCTGGTTTGCATGGACCTCCGGGTCTAACTGGAATGCCGGGACTAAAGGGAGATAGAGGTTATGCTGGTGCGAAAGGTCAACAAGGATCACCAGGCAGCCCAG gtaaaCAAGGAGAAGCTGGACAAAGAGGACCTTCGGGCCCAATAGGTGCAAAAGGTGCCCGAGGTGAAGTAGGTCTGAAAGGAGAAATAGGACGAGTTGGACTTCCTGGCAGACCTGGTGATTTAGGACCACCG gGACCTCAAGGAAGCACAGGTCCATCTGGAATTCCTGGTATTCCTGGTGCTAAGGGTGCTGTTGGGGATTCCGGTAGACCAGGTCCTCCAGGATCTAATGGACTAACTGGACCCCAAGGACCTGAAGGAGTGAAAGGTGAAAGAGGTAGTGAGGGCGAACCTGGAATGCAGGGTCCAGTTGGACCTCCGGGAGTGAGTGGAGAAAGAGGTCCAACTGGATTACCTGGTTTGACTGGACCACCAGGACCTCAAGGATTACGTGGAGTTCAG ggTGAAAGTGGTTCTCCGGGAAAATCTGGAAATGATGGCGCTCCTGGACCTATAGGCAGTCCTGGGCCGCAAGGGTCACCTGGACCCATGGGTGAGCCAGGGCCTGAGGGTCGTCCTGGTAAAATGGGCCAGCCAGGTATACCCGGGCGTATAGGAGACAAGGGTCCAATGGGACAATCTGGTCAACCCGGTTCTTCTGGTGCACCTGGATTGCAG GGACCTCCTGGACCAGGTGGCCCACCAGGTCCGAGTGGAGAAAGAGGTCCAAGAGGGGAATCAGGACCTTCTGGTGTTGAAGGACCTCAAGGCCCTGCAGGAAAACAAGGAATTCCTGGCCTAGACGGAGCCAAAGGTGAAAGAGGGGAAGCAGGTGCAGACGGGGCTAAAGGCCATGCGGGAATACCTGGCTTACCAGGAATTGTTGGTGCGCCAGGTAGATCTGGGGATAGAGGGCTACCAGGACCTATGGGTCCTCCTGGAAAGGATGGTGATGTTGGATCAAgag GTCCCCCTGGTCGTGATGGGAGCCCTGGTCTACAAGGAGGCCTAGGACCGTCAGGGGCTCGTGGTCCTCAAGGAGAACCGGGGAAACACGGCAGCCCAGGTCCAGCGGGTCCACCTGGACCGCCAGGACCTCCAGGAGAAGGGCTTGCATATGATGCTGCTGCGATTGCTGCAATGTTGCAACAAG GTTCAATGAAGGGACCAGACCCTATGGGTGATGATCCAAATATACCACCGCGGTTCTTCAAAGACGACATGCCTCTTGCTGAAAGAAAAGAAATCGTCATGAAGGCCTATGAACGCCTGAAAGTGTCATTAAACAAATTCTTGAAGCCCGATGGTTCTAAGGAAGCCCCGGCTAAGACCTGTGGAGATATTAAGTACCATCACCCTGAGTTCACTAGCG GTCAATATTGGATCGATCCTAATGGTGGTGATGCAAATGACGCCATCCTGGTACACTGTGATTTGACGACTGGTGCCAGTTGTGTCTTCCCAAAACCTATGCAATCTAAAGACATCACCCACCAAGGAAAGAATGAAGCCTGGCTCAGCGAGATGGAAGACGGATTCACT
- the LOC123712454 gene encoding fibril-forming collagen alpha chain-like isoform X2 gives MWQAVIACLALLLAPVVSKELSDGRDDFDVPQAQEADLINYDDYNPFGEDENAVIAERDFRGSTTIPPVKCLDLGRSWSDGDTWKRDNCTLCQCFSGRVNCSVLPACLSAPSTSRPPVFTSPQPAVTVRGVQGVPGDEGPPGPPGSPGVGGIPGAPGIPGAVGPMPDVNAYLAQLAATAVGDKGPAFDPYHYMQASVGAPGIRGIPGPQGPPGPQGFQGPRGEPGESGSPGPLGPPGERGPIGVPGKDGLPGEDGEPGPPGAAGQTGSRGSPGVPGIQGLKGHRGFDGKDGAKGDQGLPGEKGPTGLSGQMGPAGPVGPVGPRGERGREGPSGTPGLRGVDGAPGTPGLIGNVGKPGSPGFPGSPGLKGEIGVQGPKGSQGIQGPRGEPGRPGQSGEAGPPGLSGRDGIPGEKGIQGQAGSAGPQGFPGSRGTPGVAGDPGIPGSKGMPGQPGERGLKGEIGIRGESGTPGPRGLPGVVGPEGKRGKRGLRGPAGNTGPQGERGLQGMRGLPGADGPMGLKGQPGERGNVGLPGLKGSSGDPGRAGPQGLPGQRGMMGRPGITGKLGASGERGIPGADGRPGEQGPQGLQGAPGLMGSPGERGLQGEPGKDGEVGQPGPQGPKGDFGRDGSPGVQGPPGLIGPSGERGSAGPTGPTGFPGMPGTAGLPGTPGKEGEPGVAGPPGPTGQVGPRGERGFSGDRGQPGAPGIPGEKGESGAQGTDGLPGLEGPRGTKGHQGPMGPMGLPGPRGLTGFSGEKGERGSLGPQGNEGPPGRQGEQGPQGPVGPSGPPGEPAERGEPGTPGVNGEAGAPGSTGERGQPGMQGVPGLHGPPGLTGMPGLKGDRGYAGAKGQQGSPGSPGKQGEAGQRGPSGPIGAKGARGEVGLKGEIGRVGLPGRPGDLGPPGPQGSTGPSGIPGIPGAKGAVGDSGRPGPPGSNGLTGPQGPEGVKGERGSEGEPGMQGPVGPPGVSGERGPTGLPGLTGPPGPQGLRGVQGESGSPGKSGNDGAPGPIGSPGPQGSPGPMGEPGPEGRPGKMGQPGIPGRIGDKGPMGQSGQPGSSGAPGLQGPPGPGGPPGPSGERGPRGESGPSGVEGPQGPAGKQGIPGLDGAKGERGEAGADGAKGHAGIPGLPGIVGAPGRSGDRGLPGPMGPPGKDGDVGSRGPPGRDGSPGLQGGLGPSGARGPQGEPGKHGSPGPAGPPGPPGPPGEGLAYDAAAIAAMLQQGSMKGPDPMGDDPNIPPRFFKDDMPLAERKEIVMKAYERLKVSLNKFLKPDGSKEAPAKTCGDIKYHHPEFTSGQYWIDPNGGDANDAILVHCDLTTGASCVFPKPMQSKDITHQGKNEAWLSEMEDGFTISYKADNSQLTYLQLLSLHAVQNVTLHCRNTIGYYDPASKNYRHGVKLLAYNDAEILPKANNRLRYKALLDECQHKHQDWAKTIVQYETDKPNRLPLLDIAVRDVGRKNQMFRIELGLACFT, from the exons ATGTGGCAAGCAGTAATAGCTTGCCTGGCTCTTTTGCTGGCTCCAGTAGTCAGTAAGGAGTTGTCTGATGGAAGGGATGATTTCGATGTACCTCAAGCTCAGGAGGCAGACCTAATTAACTATGACGATTATAACCCTTTTGGGGAAGATGAGAACG CGGTGATAGCGGAGCGAGATTTTCGGGGTTCTACGACGA tacCACCAGTGAAATGCCTTGACCTGGGAAGATCGTGGTCTGATGGAGACACTTGGAAAAGAGACAACTGTACTCTTTGTCAGTGTTTTAGTGGGAGGGTTAACTGTTCAGTGTTGCCTGCTTGTCTGTCTG CGCCGAGCACTAGTCGCCCGCCAGTGTTTACTTCACCGCAACCAGCCGTTACAGTCCGTGGGGTACAAGGCGTTCCAGGCGATGAGGGCCCTCCTGGCCCTCCTGGGTCACCTGGGGTCGGTGGTATACCCGGAGCGCCTGGAATTCCAGGAGCCGTAGGACCTATGCCAGAT gTTAACGCCTACCTTGCCCAGCTAGCAGCGACGGCAGTAGGAGACAAAGGTCCAGCCTTCGACCCTTACCATTACATGCAAGCGTCTGTTGGTGCACCAGGAATTAGAGGAATACCAG GTCCTCAAGGTCCGCCCGGACCGCAGGGCTTTCAAGGTCCCCGTGGAGAACCAGGTGAATCCGGATCACCCGGACCACTAGGGCCACCTGGGGAAAGGGGACCGATCGGCGTTCCGGGAAAGGAT GGCTTGCCTGGAGAAGATGGTGAGCCAGGGCCTCCAGGGGCTGCTGGTCAAACTGGATCCAGAGGATCTCCTGGTGTTCCCGGTATTCAAGGATTGAAGGGGCATAGGGGATTTGACGGGAAGGATGGCGCCAAAGGGGACCAAGGGTTACCCGGTGAAAAGGGTCCAACGGGGTTATCAGGACAGATGGGACCAGCTGGGCCAGTG GGGCCAGTTGGTCCACGAGGAGAGCGTGGTCGTGAAGGACCTTCTGGAACGCCTGGACTAAGGGGAGTTGATGGCGCCCCAGGAACACCTGGTTTAATA GGAAACGTTGGCAAGCCTGGTTCTCCAGGATTCCCGGGTTCGCCTGGCTTAAAGGGAGAAATAGGCGTGCAAGGGCCCAAAGGCAGTCAAGGTATTCAAGGTCCTAGAGGTGAACCCGGTAGACCGGGTCAATCAGGTGAGGCTGGACCACCAGGGCTTTCTGGTAGAGATGGTATTCCTGGTGAGAAAGGAATTCAGGGACAAGCTGGATCTGCTGGTCCTCAAGGATTTCCGGGATCAAGAGGCACCCCTGGTGTAGCTGGTGACCCTGGTATTCCAGGCTCAAAAGGAATGCCA ggaCAACCTGGTGAAAGAGGTCTCAAAGGAGAAATAGGCATAAGAGGTGAATCTGGAACTCCTGGTCCCCGAGGTCTACCTGGTGTGGTTGGGCCTGAAGGAAAACGAGGAAAAAGAGGGTTAAGGGGACCAGCAGGTAATACTGGGCCTCAAGGAGAAAGAGGGCTACAGGGTATGCGAGGATTACCTGGAGCAGATGGCCCGATGGGTTTAAAAGGACAACCAGGGGAGCGTGGAAATGTCGGATTACCTGGGCTTAAAGGTAGTTCCGGTGACCCGGGACGAGCAGGCCCACAAGGACTTCCAGGGCAGAGAGGAATGATGGGAAGACCTGGAATAACTGGAAAATTAGGAGCATCAGGGGAAAGAGGTATACCCGGCGCTGATGGACGACCTGGTGAACAAGGGCCCCAAGGTTTACAAGGAGCTCCTGGCTTAATGGGAAGCCCAGGAGAAAGAGGATTGCag GGTGAACCTGGCAAAGACGGCGAAGTTGGCCAGCCGGGACCACAAGGTCCAAAGGGAGATTTCGGACGAGATGGAAGCCCAGGTGTTCAAGGTCCTCCAGGTCTAATAGGCCCATCTGGTGAACGAGGGTCAGCGGGACCAACAGGCCCTACAGGTTTTCCT GGCATGCCGGGGACAGCTGGGTTACCAGGTACTCCTGGTAAAGAAGGAGAACCTGGAGTTGCCGGACCTCCTGGTCCTACGGGTCAAGTTGGTCCTCGTGGGGAAAGAGGCTTTTCGGGTGATCGAGGCCAGCCAGGAGCACCAGGAATACCAGGGGAGAAAGGAGAAAGTGGTGCACAGGGTACAGATGGGCTACCT ggGCTTGAAGGACCTCGAGGTACCAAAGGTCATCAGGGTCCAATGGGTCCTATGGGGCTTCCCGGACCCAGAGGGTTGACTGGGTTTTCAGGAGAAAAAGGAGAACGAGGATCTCTTGGCCCACAAGGCAACGAGGGACCTCCTG GGCGTCAAGGAGAGCAAGGGCCCCAAGGTCCTGTAGGTCCTTCTGGACCACCCGGTGAACCAGCTGAACGAGGAGAACCTGGAACTCCTGGTGTTAACGGTGAAGCGGGGGCCCCAGGATCAACGGGAGAACGAGGTCAGCCAGGAATGCAGGGTGTCCCTGGTTTGCATGGACCTCCGGGTCTAACTGGAATGCCGGGACTAAAGGGAGATAGAGGTTATGCTGGTGCGAAAGGTCAACAAGGATCACCAGGCAGCCCAG gtaaaCAAGGAGAAGCTGGACAAAGAGGACCTTCGGGCCCAATAGGTGCAAAAGGTGCCCGAGGTGAAGTAGGTCTGAAAGGAGAAATAGGACGAGTTGGACTTCCTGGCAGACCTGGTGATTTAGGACCACCG gGACCTCAAGGAAGCACAGGTCCATCTGGAATTCCTGGTATTCCTGGTGCTAAGGGTGCTGTTGGGGATTCCGGTAGACCAGGTCCTCCAGGATCTAATGGACTAACTGGACCCCAAGGACCTGAAGGAGTGAAAGGTGAAAGAGGTAGTGAGGGCGAACCTGGAATGCAGGGTCCAGTTGGACCTCCGGGAGTGAGTGGAGAAAGAGGTCCAACTGGATTACCTGGTTTGACTGGACCACCAGGACCTCAAGGATTACGTGGAGTTCAG ggTGAAAGTGGTTCTCCGGGAAAATCTGGAAATGATGGCGCTCCTGGACCTATAGGCAGTCCTGGGCCGCAAGGGTCACCTGGACCCATGGGTGAGCCAGGGCCTGAGGGTCGTCCTGGTAAAATGGGCCAGCCAGGTATACCCGGGCGTATAGGAGACAAGGGTCCAATGGGACAATCTGGTCAACCCGGTTCTTCTGGTGCACCTGGATTGCAG GGACCTCCTGGACCAGGTGGCCCACCAGGTCCGAGTGGAGAAAGAGGTCCAAGAGGGGAATCAGGACCTTCTGGTGTTGAAGGACCTCAAGGCCCTGCAGGAAAACAAGGAATTCCTGGCCTAGACGGAGCCAAAGGTGAAAGAGGGGAAGCAGGTGCAGACGGGGCTAAAGGCCATGCGGGAATACCTGGCTTACCAGGAATTGTTGGTGCGCCAGGTAGATCTGGGGATAGAGGGCTACCAGGACCTATGGGTCCTCCTGGAAAGGATGGTGATGTTGGATCAAgag GTCCCCCTGGTCGTGATGGGAGCCCTGGTCTACAAGGAGGCCTAGGACCGTCAGGGGCTCGTGGTCCTCAAGGAGAACCGGGGAAACACGGCAGCCCAGGTCCAGCGGGTCCACCTGGACCGCCAGGACCTCCAGGAGAAGGGCTTGCATATGATGCTGCTGCGATTGCTGCAATGTTGCAACAAG GTTCAATGAAGGGACCAGACCCTATGGGTGATGATCCAAATATACCACCGCGGTTCTTCAAAGACGACATGCCTCTTGCTGAAAGAAAAGAAATCGTCATGAAGGCCTATGAACGCCTGAAAGTGTCATTAAACAAATTCTTGAAGCCCGATGGTTCTAAGGAAGCCCCGGCTAAGACCTGTGGAGATATTAAGTACCATCACCCTGAGTTCACTAGCG GTCAATATTGGATCGATCCTAATGGTGGTGATGCAAATGACGCCATCCTGGTACACTGTGATTTGACGACTGGTGCCAGTTGTGTCTTCCCAAAACCTATGCAATCTAAAGACATCACCCACCAAGGAAAGAATGAAGCCTGGCTCAGCGAGATGGAAGACGGATTCACT